A DNA window from Setaria viridis chromosome 2, Setaria_viridis_v4.0, whole genome shotgun sequence contains the following coding sequences:
- the LOC117845403 gene encoding dormancy-associated protein homolog 3 isoform X3 produces MGLLDQLWDDTVAGPRPDSGLGKLRKYASFSPSSSSSVSAAAASPPAAEGASRAVPVPPVTRSITMLRPSALSVATSPRSESSSAPSSPASGAPDSPFGAATTPKGEGWKKLRRKGRMAAADGADTPGTPRSPTVYDWYNMAKK; encoded by the exons ATGGGTCTCCTGGACCAGCTTTGGGACGACACGGTGGCCGGGCCTCGCCCGGACTCCGGCCTCGGCAAGCTCCGCAAGTACGCCTCCttctcgccctcctcctcctcctcggtgtccgcggccgcggcctcgccgccggccgctgagGGGGCGAGCCGCGCCGTGCCCGTGCCTCCCGTGACGCGCAGCATCACCATGCTCCGCCCCTCGGCGCTGTCCGTCGCCACGTCGCCGCGCAGCGAGTCCAGCTCCGCGCCGTCTTCGCCGGCCAGCGGCGCCCCGGACTCGCCCTTCGGCGCAG CCACGACGCCCAAGGGAGAGGGCTGGAAGAAGCTGCGCCGGAAAGGCAggatggccgccgccgacggcgccgacACCCCCGGCACGCCGAGGAGCCCCACCGTCTACGACTG GTACAACATGGCAAAGAAATGA
- the LOC117845403 gene encoding dormancy-associated protein homolog 3 isoform X1: MGLLDQLWDDTVAGPRPDSGLGKLRKYASFSPSSSSSVSAAAASPPAAEGASRAVPVPPVTRSITMLRPSALSVATSPRSESSSAPSSPASGAPDSPFGAATTPKGEGWKKLRRKGRMAAADGADTPGTPRSPTVYDWCVPQLASKQLRSTSI, encoded by the exons ATGGGTCTCCTGGACCAGCTTTGGGACGACACGGTGGCCGGGCCTCGCCCGGACTCCGGCCTCGGCAAGCTCCGCAAGTACGCCTCCttctcgccctcctcctcctcctcggtgtccgcggccgcggcctcgccgccggccgctgagGGGGCGAGCCGCGCCGTGCCCGTGCCTCCCGTGACGCGCAGCATCACCATGCTCCGCCCCTCGGCGCTGTCCGTCGCCACGTCGCCGCGCAGCGAGTCCAGCTCCGCGCCGTCTTCGCCGGCCAGCGGCGCCCCGGACTCGCCCTTCGGCGCAG CCACGACGCCCAAGGGAGAGGGCTGGAAGAAGCTGCGCCGGAAAGGCAggatggccgccgccgacggcgccgacACCCCCGGCACGCCGAGGAGCCCCACCGTCTACGACTGGTGCGTGCCTCAACTTGCCTCCAAACAGCTACGAAGTACTAGTATCTAA
- the LOC117845403 gene encoding dormancy-associated protein homolog 3 isoform X4, with product MGLLDQLWDDTVAGPRPDSGLGKLRKYASFSPSSSSSVSAAAASPPAAEGASRAVPVPPVTRSITMLRPSALSVATSPRSESSSAPSSPASGAPDSPFGAATTPKGEGWKKLRRKGRMAAADGADTPGTPRSPTVYD from the exons ATGGGTCTCCTGGACCAGCTTTGGGACGACACGGTGGCCGGGCCTCGCCCGGACTCCGGCCTCGGCAAGCTCCGCAAGTACGCCTCCttctcgccctcctcctcctcctcggtgtccgcggccgcggcctcgccgccggccgctgagGGGGCGAGCCGCGCCGTGCCCGTGCCTCCCGTGACGCGCAGCATCACCATGCTCCGCCCCTCGGCGCTGTCCGTCGCCACGTCGCCGCGCAGCGAGTCCAGCTCCGCGCCGTCTTCGCCGGCCAGCGGCGCCCCGGACTCGCCCTTCGGCGCAG CCACGACGCCCAAGGGAGAGGGCTGGAAGAAGCTGCGCCGGAAAGGCAggatggccgccgccgacggcgccgacACCCCCGGCACGCCGAGGAGCCCCACCGTCTACGACTG A
- the LOC117845403 gene encoding dormancy-associated protein homolog 4 isoform X2 — translation MGLLDQLWDDTVAGPRPDSGLGKLRKYASFSPSSSSSVSAAAASPPAAEGASRAVPVPPVTRSITMLRPSALSVATSPRSESSSAPSSPASGAPDSPFGAATTPKGEGWKKLRRKGRMAAADGADTPGTPRSPTVYDWVVISSLDR, via the exons ATGGGTCTCCTGGACCAGCTTTGGGACGACACGGTGGCCGGGCCTCGCCCGGACTCCGGCCTCGGCAAGCTCCGCAAGTACGCCTCCttctcgccctcctcctcctcctcggtgtccgcggccgcggcctcgccgccggccgctgagGGGGCGAGCCGCGCCGTGCCCGTGCCTCCCGTGACGCGCAGCATCACCATGCTCCGCCCCTCGGCGCTGTCCGTCGCCACGTCGCCGCGCAGCGAGTCCAGCTCCGCGCCGTCTTCGCCGGCCAGCGGCGCCCCGGACTCGCCCTTCGGCGCAG CCACGACGCCCAAGGGAGAGGGCTGGAAGAAGCTGCGCCGGAAAGGCAggatggccgccgccgacggcgccgacACCCCCGGCACGCCGAGGAGCCCCACCGTCTACGACTG GGTGGTGATCAGCTCGCTGGACCGGTGA
- the LOC117845402 gene encoding kihadalactone A synthase LFS — protein MAGAGRRLDLPVVDLASPDLRAAATSIRQACVEYGFFYVVNHGIERALMERVLAESRKFFERPVEEKMALRKNSSHRGYTAPYSEKVDDNPDSRGDSKETFYIGPEEDDDSHNNVNQWPSEECFPSWRKTMMSYHANALVTGKRILSLIALSLDLDAEFFQKNGAFEIPTAVLRLLHYAGNVNASDDRNIGAAAHSDYGMLTLLATDGTPGLQICREKDRHPQLWEDVHHINGSLIVNIGDLLERWTNCVFRSTLHRVVPVGKERYSVAFFIDPSPNLVIQCMESCCNEAYPPRFPPIKSGDYLEERLSSTYKLATA, from the exons ATGGCCGGCGCCGGTCGCCGCCTGGACCTCCCCGTGGTGGACCTCGCGTCCCccgacctccgcgccgccgccacgtccaTCCGCCAG GCGTGCGTGGAGTACGGCTTCTTCTACGTGGTCAACCACGGGATCGAGCGCGCCCTGATGGAGCGGGTGCTCGCCGAGAGCCGCAAGTTCTTCGAGCGCCCCGTGGAGGAGAAGATGGCGCTGCGGAAGAACAGCAGCCACCGGGGATACACCGCGCCCTACTCCGAGAAGGTCGACGACAACCCCGACTCCCGAG GAGACTCCAAGGAGACTTTCTACATTGGGCCTGAAGAGGACGATGATTCACATAACAATGTTAATCAATGGCCTTCTGAAG AATGTTTTCCATCTTGGAGAAAGACAATGATGTCATACCATGCAAATGCACT GGTTACTGGCAAAAGAATATTGTCTCTTATTGCTTTGAGTTTGGACCTTGATGCTGAATTCTTTCAAAAGAATGGTGCTTTTGAAATCCCAACAGCAGTTCTTCGATTATTACACTATGCAG GTAACGTAAATGCTTCTGATGATCGAAATATTGGTGCAGCAGCTCATTCAGATTATGGAATGCTGACCCTTTTAGCAACAGATGGTACACCTGGCCTGCAG ATATGCAGAGAGAAAGATAGGCATCCTCAGCTTTGGGAAGATGTTCACCACATTAATGG GTCCCTTATTGTTAATATTGGTGATCTGTTGGAAAGGTGGACTAATTGTGTATTCAG ATCTACATTGCATCGTGTTGTCCCTGTTGGCAAAGAGCGATATTCT GTTGCTTTCTTCATTGATCCAAGCCCAAATTTAGTGATCCAATGCATGGAGAGTTGTTGCAATGAGGCATATCCACCAAG GTTTCCACCTATCAAGAGTGGCGACTATTTGGAAGAGAGATTGAGTTCTACGTATAAATTGGCGACTGCCTAA
- the LOC117842086 gene encoding uncharacterized protein, giving the protein MLSRLSRAGLQALNRARPGQNSVPSRSHEVQAISTYMIRAGRNLFCSSTNATTGDSNNKPEARISVTFVDKDGEETLVKVPVGMSMLEAAHENDIELEGACEGSLACSTCHVIVTDVNYYNKMEDPVDEENDMLDLAFGLTETSRLGCQVIASPELDGIRLALPAATRNFAVDEYVAKSH; this is encoded by the exons ATGCTGTCGAGGCTCTCTCGCGCCGGCCTCCAGGCCCTGAACCGGGCGAGACCAG GTCAAAATTCAGTTCCTTCAAGGAGCCATGAAGTACAGGCAATTAGCACTTATATGATCCGTGCG GGGAGGAATTTATTCTGTTCTTCCACAAACGCTACAACAGGTGACAGTAACAACAAACCGGAAGCTAG AATATCTGTGACTTTTGTCGATAAGGATGGTGAGGAAACGCTCGTTAAAGTTCCTGTTGGAATGTCAATGCTAGAGGCTGCCCATGAGAATGATATAGAACTTGAAG GAGCATGTGAGGGCTCTCTTGCATGTTCAACATGCCATGTGATCGTAACG GATGTAAACTACTACAACAAAATGGAAGATCCTGTGGATGAAGAAAATGATATGCTGGACCTTGCTTTTGGGCTTACAGAGAC ATCTCGGCTTGGTTGCCAAGTAATTGCAAGCCCTGAGCTTGATGGCATACGCTTGGCACTGCCAGCAGCAACCAGAAATTTTGCTGTTGATGAGTATGTTGCAAAATCACACTGA